Proteins encoded within one genomic window of Deltaproteobacteria bacterium:
- a CDS encoding phosphatidylserine/phosphatidylglycerophosphate/cardiolipin synthase family protein, protein MPLIKFYYVSLEFYQDILKQIKTAEKSIYLEAYIFELFPLTKELIELLAMAQKKGLEVKVIFDGFGSISFLNKSNTYLEEMGINFRIFNPLFFPFKKWRNINYIFSFFKFLKIGNRRNHRKLCIIDDKTVFIGSQNWSLNHVISEKNLIPWQDIGCRIENDNFSDLINSFKQIWQISQNKYHFRPFNGYVRVKNHNLQVNNFKLNFSFLQRYKIYRFLLQKIRSSKSSIIIGSAYFIPKRSFIRALKKAKKRGIQVCIVTSGPTDVLMVKLAAVGLYEKLLKVGIPIYEYNRTHFHSKYFLFDNGSLIVGSYNMNHRSLLHDLEILYEIKDQYKINEFLELTKLDMMNSTLLSLESIKNRPWYVKLISKLLYRIRYIL, encoded by the coding sequence ATGCCCTTAATTAAATTTTATTATGTAAGCCTGGAATTTTATCAAGATATTTTAAAGCAAATTAAAACTGCTGAAAAAAGCATCTATCTTGAGGCCTACATTTTTGAACTTTTCCCACTAACCAAAGAATTAATTGAACTTCTTGCTATGGCACAAAAAAAAGGTTTGGAGGTAAAAGTTATCTTTGATGGTTTTGGATCTATTTCCTTTTTAAATAAATCAAATACCTATTTAGAAGAGATGGGCATCAATTTTCGCATTTTTAATCCTTTATTTTTTCCTTTTAAAAAATGGAGAAATATCAATTATATATTTTCATTTTTTAAATTTTTAAAAATTGGCAATAGAAGAAACCACCGCAAACTGTGTATTATTGATGATAAAACTGTTTTTATCGGTTCACAAAATTGGTCTCTTAATCATGTGATATCAGAAAAAAATTTAATCCCTTGGCAGGATATCGGGTGTAGAATTGAAAATGACAATTTTTCAGATCTTATTAATTCGTTTAAACAAATATGGCAGATTTCCCAAAATAAGTATCATTTCAGGCCATTTAATGGCTACGTCAGAGTTAAAAATCACAACTTACAAGTAAATAATTTTAAATTAAATTTTTCATTTCTTCAAAGATATAAAATATATCGATTCTTGTTGCAAAAAATTAGAAGTTCAAAGTCTTCAATTATTATTGGCAGTGCTTATTTTATTCCCAAACGATCATTCATAAGGGCCTTAAAAAAGGCAAAAAAACGGGGCATTCAAGTTTGCATCGTCACTTCTGGTCCAACCGACGTCCTTATGGTTAAATTAGCTGCCGTTGGTCTCTATGAAAAGCTTCTAAAAGTTGGAATACCTATCTATGAATACAATCGAACTCATTTCCATTCAAAATATTTTTTATTTGATAATGGCAGCTTAATTGTAGGTTCATATAATATGAATCATCGAAGCCTTTTACACGATTTGGAGATACTATATGAAATAAAGGACCAATACAAAATTAACGAATTCCTTGAATTAACAAAATTAGATATGATGAATTCCACACTCCTAAGTCTAGAAAGTATTAAAAATAGACCTTGGTATGTTAAATTAATTTCTAAATTACTTTATCGAATCAGATATATTCTGTAG